From a region of the Mercurialis annua linkage group LG1-X, ddMerAnnu1.2, whole genome shotgun sequence genome:
- the LOC126663078 gene encoding allene oxide synthase: MTSSSLPSAFLPTLQSSDKPFKRRSSVAPITASVSEKSSVSNSPVSISSSEPPKLPIRKIPGDYGLPFFGAIKDRLDYFYNQGRDEFFKSRVQKYQSTVYRVNMPPGPFISSNSKVVIVLDGKSFPVLFDVTKVEKKDLFTGTYMPSTDLTGGYRVLSYLDPSEPKHAQLKQFLFYLLKSRRDYVIPEFAASYNQLFDGLEKDLASKGKVSFNDPGDQAAFSFLGKCYFGVNPVDGKLGTDGPSLITKWVGFQLAPILSVGLPAFIEEPLIHTFRLPAFLNKKDYGRLYDFFSSSAGSLLDEAEKMGIAREEACHNLLFATCFNTFGGMKIFFPSILKWIGRAGMKLHTELAQEIRSVLKANGGEITMAALEQMPLMKSAVYEAFRIDPPVPTQYGKAKRDIIIESHDAAFEIKEGEMIFGFQPFATKDPKIFDRPEEYVADRFVGDGEKLLQHVLWSNGPETEHPTIGNKQCAGKDFVVLMSRLFVVEIFRRYDSFEIEIATSALGASVTITSLKRATF; the protein is encoded by the coding sequence ATGACTTCCTCATCTTTGCCTTCTGCTTTCCTGCCAACACTTCAAAGTTCCGATAAGCCCTTCAAACGCCGATCCTCTGTTGCTCCCATCACTGCTTCAGTATCTGAAAAATCCTCTGTTTCTAACTCACCTGTCTCTATTTCCTCATCAGAACCCCCCAAGCTTCCCATTCGTAAAATCCCCGGTGACTATGGCCTTCCATTCTTCGGTGCCATTAAAGACCGTCTTGATTATTTCTATAATCAAGGCAGAGACGAGTTTTTCAAATCCAGGGTTCAAAAGTACCAGTCCACCGTGTACAGAGTTAACATGCCACCTGGTCCTTTTATCTCTAGCAATTCAAAGGTGGTTATTGTTCTCGACGGGAAGAGCTTTCCGGTACTATTCGATGTGACCAAAGTCGAAAAGAAAGATCTTTTCACCGGCACTTACATGCCGTCTACTGATCTCACCGGCGGTTACAGAGTTCTTTCTTATCTTGACCCATCTGAACCAAAACACGCCCAACTCAAGCAATTCTTGTTCTATCTTTTAAAGTCTCGTCGCGATTATGTAATCCCTGAGTTCGCCGCGAGTTACAATCAACTGTTCGATGGTCTCGAGAAGGATCTAGCATCCAAAGGCAAGGTCAGTTTTAACGATCCCGGCGACCAGGCTGCTTTTAGCTTCTTGGGGAAGTGTTACTTTGGTGTTAATCCAGTCGATGGTAAGCTTGGAACTGACGGACCTTCGTTGATTACGAAATGGGTAGGGTTTCAACTCGCTCCGATTCTCTCTGTTGGCCTACCTGCATTTATTGAGGAGCCACTCATCCACACGTTCCGTCTACCCGCTTTTCTAAACAAGAAAGACTACGGCCGCCTCTACGACTTCTTCTCTTCCTCTGCCGGATCTCTGCTCGACGAAGCAGAAAAAATGGGTATTGCTAGAGAGGAAGCTTGCCACAATCTCCTCTTCGCTACCTGCTTCAATACATTCGGTGGCATGAAGATTTTCTTCCCTAGTATATTGAAATGGATCGGCCGAGCCGGAATGAAGCTCCACACCGAGTTAGCCCAAGAGATCAGATCAGTACTCAAAGCCAACGGTGGAGAAATCACGATGGCCGCTCTTGAACAAATGCCTCTGATGAAATCAGCTGTTTATGAAGCTTTCCGTATCGACCCGCCGGTGCCAACTCAGTACGGGAAGGCTAAACGGGACATAATCATCGAAAGTCATGACGCGGCGTTTGAAATTAAAGAAGGGGAAATGATATTCGGCTTCCAACCATTTGCAACCAAAGATCCGAAGATTTTTGACCGACCCGAAGAGTATGTTGCCGACAGATTCGTCGGCGATGGAGAGAAATTATTGCAGCATGTGCTTTGGTCTAATGGGCCTGAGACGGAGCATCCCACCATTGGAAACAAGCAATGTGCCGGTAAAGATTTTGTCGTCTTAATGTCTAGACTTTTCGTCGTTGAAATTTTCCGGCGATATGATTCATTCGAGATTGAAATTGCTACGTCAGCGTTGGGTGCTTCTGTAACAATTACGTCCTTGAAGAGAGCAACGTTTTAG